The Impatiens glandulifera chromosome 3, dImpGla2.1, whole genome shotgun sequence genome contains a region encoding:
- the LOC124928940 gene encoding zinc finger protein CONSTANS-LIKE 4-like — MEMEGYINGGPEICLNADKLWTVPKTDSSFQTSFHENGGYIRDLQSPVTRERMMMMKMIEEGNLKIGRCNAEERKKKIQRYKVKRMQRNFNKTIKYACRKTLADSRPRIRGRFTRNDETAKIISNCAPLICNRIKEEEDFFKIDGIFVNGLGGELGPTWFEYCTGNEETYWM; from the exons ATGGAGATGGAAGGATACATTAATGGCGGTCCTGAAATATGTCTAAACGCAGATAAGCTATGGACGGTGCCCAAGACTGATTCTTCATTCCAAACGAGCTTTCATGAAAATGGCGGCTACATTAGAGATTTACAA AGTCCTGTTACTAGAGAgagaatgatgatgatgaagatgatagAAGAAGGAAACCTGAAAATTGGAAGATGCAATGCAgaggagaggaagaagaagatacaGAGATACAAAGTCAAGAGGATGCAGAGGAATTTCAACAAGACAATCAag TATGCATGCCGAAAGACGTTAGCAGATAGCAGACCAAGGATACGTGGAAGATTCACTCGAAATGATGAGACtgcaaaaataatttccaaCTGTGCACCTCTAATTTGCAATAGGattaaggaagaagaagatttcTTTAAG ATTGACGGGATATTTGTGAACGGGTTAGGAGGGGAATTGGGTCCGACCTGGTTTGAATACTGCACTGGGAATGAGGAAACATATTGGATGTAA
- the LOC124932291 gene encoding BTB/POZ domain-containing protein At1g63850 — protein sequence MAANVPQIKIQTQPTKPKPRRFRETTISSSATAVTDDSVSTDSHLNREPRKLDSPTVVSPDNSWCCPVSKTKEMDSSSHFPPTAYGGGDSSVSAFPSSFTKFNSALTAGLLNPMSPPPSVDKTRSSPTLFEMMANEPDCLSRSQIPATAAAINTQRTQISAQDKHALMQQRLSELLYCRSPGNLFNDEASSDTRLTLRLKDGLIISMNVHRQILVAHSRFFAVKLSERWSRQQPRSPNPYVVEISDCDDVEVYIETLRLMYCKDLRKKLMREDVSKVLGILKVSAAIGFDAGVLSCLEYLEAAPWAEDEEEKVASLLSELRLEGVGAIEVLKRVSVDVGNNADEDGGSDNEGVLLKLLHVVLDGKDEKARREMKGLVSKMLRENSSQNDLKKESLYSAIEGCLQSLRKHVSRTSEVAKIARQADNLHWILEILIDRQMADDFLKIWISQSEIAEFHTNVAPIHRFEISRVTARLFVGIGKGQLLASKDDRCKLLRIWLVPFYEDFGWMRRASKGLDRHLIEDGLSNTILTLPLAWQQEFFMSWFDRFLNAADDCPNIQRGFEVWWRRAFWRRNGEPDQQRPQQMRILTPSLEKC from the exons ATGGCAGCTAATGTCCCTCAAATCAAAATCCAAACCCAACCCACTAAGCCAAAACCTCGCCGTTTCCGCGAAACCACCATTTCCTCTTCCGCGACCGCAGTAACCGACGACTCTGTTTCCACTGATTCTCATTTGAATCGGGAACCGAGAAAACTCGATTCTCCCACCGTAGTTTCCCCAGATAACTCCTGGTGTTGCCCAGTTTCCAAAACCAAAGAAATGGACTCTAGTTCCCACTTTCCTCCCACCGCTTACGGTGGTGGAGACTCATCCGTATCCGCATTTCCTTCCTCGTTTACCAAATTCAACTCGGCTCTAACCGCCGGACTACTGAATCCAATGTCACCACCTCCGTCGGTCGATAAAACCCGATCAAGCCCAACCCTATTCGAAATGATGGCAAATGAACCTGATTGTCTTTCTAGATCTCAGATCCCTGCCACCGCCGCAGCCATAAATACCCAAAGAACACAAATTTCTGCTCAAGACAAACATGCCCTTATGCAACAACGTTTGTCGGAACTTCTCTATTGTCGGAGCCCGGGTAATCTGTTCAATGACGAGGCCTCGAGTGATACGAGGCTAACATTGAGGTTGAAAGATGGTCTGATTATCTCGATGAATGTCCATAGACAGATCTTAGTTGCTCATAGCCGGTTTTTCGCAGTCAAGCTATCGGAACGTTGGTCAAGACAACAACCTAGAAGTCCGAATCCTTATGTTGTTGAGATTTCCGATTGCGATGATGTCGAGGTCTACATTGAAACTCTCAGATTGATGTATTGTAAAGATTTAAGGAAGAAACTCATGAGGGAAGACGTTTCCAAAGTCCTCGGTATCCTCAAG GTTTCAGCTGCAATTGGATTTGATGCTGGAGTATTATCATGCTTGGAATACTTAGAAGCAGCTCCATGGgctgaagatgaagaagaaaaggtTGCTTCTTTATTATCAGAACTAAGACTAGAAGGAGTTGGAGCCATTGAAGTTCTAAAGAGAGTTTCAGTCGATGTTGGTAACAATGCAGACGAAGATGGTGGAAGCGACAACGAAGGAGTTCTTCTCAAGCTTCTACACGTAGTTCTTGATGGCAAAGACGAGAAAGCCAGGAGAGAAATGAAAGGACTCGTATCCAAAATGCTAAGAGAAAATTCATCTCAAAATGATCTGAAAAAGGAATCTCTATACTCAGCCATCGAAGGTTGCCTTCAATCGCTTAGGAAACACGTTTCGAGAACCTCAGAAGTCGCGAAAATCGCGCGACAGGCCGATAATTTACACTGGATATTGGAAATCTTGATTGATCGACAGATGGCAGATGATTTCCTAAAGATTTGGATTTCGCAATCTGAAATAGCGGAGTTCCATACGAATGTAGCTCCGATTCATAGATTCGAAATCAGCAGGGTAACTGCCCGTTTGTTCGTTGGAATCGGGAAAGGACAATTGTTGGCTTCGAAGGACGATAGGTGTAAACTATTAAGGATTTGGTTGGTTCCCTTTTACGAAGATTTTGGATGGATGAGGAGAGCTTCGAAAGGTCTCGACCGACATTTGATCGAGGATGGTTTGAGTAATACTATATTGACTTTACCTTTAGCTTGGCAGCAGGAATTCTTTATGTCTTGGTTCGATCGATTTTTGAATGCAGCCGATGATTGCCCTAATATACAAAGAGGGTTCGAGGTTTGGTGGAGGAGGGCTTTTTGGAGACGAAATGGTGAACCTGATCAACAAAGGCCTCAGCAGATGAGGATCTTGACCCCGAGTCTCGAAAAATGCTAA